One stretch of Anguilla anguilla isolate fAngAng1 chromosome 5, fAngAng1.pri, whole genome shotgun sequence DNA includes these proteins:
- the si:dkey-30k22.5 gene encoding lecithin retinol acyltransferase family protein: protein MFPLQFLSLLFFATKAVEEEEKSKRKYDLSLYKRGDLLEVPRTLFTHFGIYLGDNRVAHLIPDILPAITKNQDVIKEMVTNNRLVLGVLAKMASVRVDTVEDFAYGAEILVNHMDKACSRPPFCGEEVARRAEKLLGSITYSLLWYNCEHYVMYCRYGTCISFQTYQFCKTVRKIVCCKKSAFLTALLGVCTMLYLGAVTPLTWLPTLLVSFTIWMAS from the exons ATGTTTCCCCTACAGTTTCTGAGCCTGCTATTCTTTGCCACAAAAGcagtggaagaggaggagaagtcGAAACGCAAGTATGACCTCTCCCTTTACAAACGGGGGGACCTGCTGGAGGTGCCCCGGACTCTTTTCACGCATTTCGGCATCTATCTGGGAGACAACAGGGTCGCGCATCTCATCCCCGACATCCTGCCCGCCATCACCAAGAACCAAGATGTCATCAAGGAGATGGTGACCAACAACCGGCTGGTCCTGGGCGTGCTGGCCAAAATGGCCAGCGTGAGAGTGGACACCGTGGAGGACTTTGCCTACGGGGCCGAGATTCTGGTCAACCACATGGACAAGGCCTGCAGTCGGCCACCATTTTGTGGCGAAGAGGTGGCAAGGAGGGCCGAGAAGCTGCTGGGGTCCATAACGTACAGTCTCCTCTGGTACAACTGTGAGCACTATGTCATGTACTGCAGATATGGCACTTGCATAAGCTTTCAGACCTACCAG TTCTGTAAAACCGTGAGGAAGATTGTGTGCTGTAAAAAGAGTGCATTTCTGACCGCGCTGCTGGGGGTCTGCACCATGCTCTACCTGGGCGCTGTGACCCCTCTCACCTGGCTGCCCACTCTGCTCGTCTCATTCACCATCTGGATGGCATCGTAA